Proteins encoded by one window of Paraburkholderia terrae:
- a CDS encoding sugar phosphate isomerase/epimerase family protein → MRNLKERLDLCSINTATLGHREPLSRTIDRIASAGFGGIAPWRHEVEKVNVAEVAKQIKALDLTVTGYCRSTYLPAATRAQFDANIDDNKAALRDAATLGARCFVMVVGGLPEGSRDLRGARAQVSDGIAELLETAREFGVPLALEPLHPMYAADRAVINTLAQALDLCDALDPERSGFLGVAVDAYHCWWDPALQASIAAAGRNERILAFHVCDWLRETRDLLLDRGMMGDGVVDLSALRERVERNGYDGLVEVEIFSKENWWRRDPDDVLRVCAERLQTVC, encoded by the coding sequence ATGAGAAACCTGAAAGAAAGACTCGACCTGTGCTCCATCAACACGGCAACGCTCGGTCATCGCGAACCGCTCAGCCGCACGATTGACCGGATCGCCAGCGCAGGATTCGGCGGCATTGCGCCCTGGCGTCATGAAGTGGAGAAAGTGAACGTTGCGGAGGTCGCGAAGCAGATCAAAGCGCTCGATTTAACCGTCACCGGCTATTGCCGTTCGACATACTTGCCGGCTGCGACCCGAGCGCAGTTCGACGCGAATATCGACGACAACAAGGCCGCCTTGCGCGACGCCGCAACGCTGGGCGCACGGTGCTTCGTGATGGTGGTCGGTGGCTTGCCTGAAGGGAGCCGCGATTTGCGCGGAGCCCGCGCGCAGGTCTCCGATGGCATCGCGGAGTTGCTGGAAACGGCGCGTGAGTTCGGTGTCCCGCTCGCGCTCGAGCCGCTGCATCCGATGTATGCAGCAGACCGGGCCGTGATCAACACGCTGGCGCAAGCACTGGACCTCTGTGACGCGCTCGATCCTGAGCGCTCCGGCTTTCTCGGGGTGGCTGTCGACGCATACCACTGCTGGTGGGATCCCGCGTTGCAGGCGTCGATCGCGGCGGCTGGCCGCAACGAGCGGATTCTCGCCTTTCATGTATGCGACTGGCTGCGCGAAACGCGCGACCTGTTGCTTGACCGCGGCATGATGGGCGATGGTGTCGTCGACCTGTCCGCATTGCGTGAACGCGTCGAACGCAATGGATACGACGGGTTGGTCGAGGTGGAGATATTTTCGAAAGAGAACTGGTGGCGCCGGGATCCGGATGACGTGCTTCGCGTCTGCGCGGAGCGGCTTCAGACGGTGTGTTAA
- a CDS encoding adenylate/guanylate cyclase domain-containing protein, translated as METLASWLRRLGLDQYAPLLESHGIDLHSLPLLSEKDLVELGVRLGHRKLLLKAISTLNNDGRAAPPLSQPARDAERRQLTILFCDLVGSTQLTQQLDAEMLRNIMHAYQRTCADIVSRYAGHVAQYIGDGIVVYFGFPQAHEDDAERAVRAALDIVSAVGKIAGPTPLQVHIGIATGSVVVGDNGASDGSIWNSAVGETPNLGARLTALAGPDQIMVSLCTHRLLGNTFITEDLGEQMLLRACRASAPACRRVRTHKRARMVR; from the coding sequence ATGGAAACGCTCGCATCGTGGCTGCGCCGCCTCGGGCTTGACCAGTATGCGCCATTGCTCGAATCCCATGGCATCGACCTGCATTCGCTGCCGCTCCTCTCCGAGAAGGATCTCGTCGAACTTGGCGTGCGGCTCGGGCACCGCAAGCTTCTGCTAAAAGCAATCTCCACACTCAACAACGACGGGCGCGCAGCGCCTCCGCTATCGCAACCCGCCAGGGATGCCGAGCGCCGTCAACTTACCATCCTGTTTTGCGATCTCGTTGGCTCGACACAGCTTACGCAGCAACTCGACGCGGAGATGCTCAGGAATATCATGCACGCTTACCAGCGCACATGCGCCGATATCGTTTCGCGCTACGCCGGTCATGTGGCGCAATACATCGGCGACGGCATCGTCGTGTACTTTGGCTTTCCGCAGGCGCATGAGGATGACGCGGAGCGCGCCGTGCGCGCTGCGCTCGATATTGTCTCCGCCGTCGGCAAGATTGCAGGTCCAACCCCGCTGCAAGTGCATATCGGCATCGCAACCGGTTCAGTCGTTGTCGGCGACAATGGCGCGAGCGATGGTTCCATTTGGAATTCGGCGGTGGGCGAGACCCCCAACCTTGGCGCGCGTTTGACCGCACTGGCCGGTCCTGATCAGATCATGGTTTCGTTATGCACCCATCGCTTGCTTGGCAATACCTTCATTACCGAAGATCTGGGCGAACAGATGTTGCTTCGAGCTTGTCGAGCTTCTGCTCCGGCGTGTCGTCGCGTTCGAACCCACAAGCGCGCTCGAATGGTTCGATAA
- a CDS encoding Gfo/Idh/MocA family protein has product MTCFASARSGFRRCVNEPNQLREETAMRDMIRWGVLGAARIADNFVVPAIQRSSNGRAVCVAARDGERAAAFAPKHGIAASCANYDEVIASKEVDAVYIPLPTASHFEWCKKALLAGKHVLCEKPIAMNAAQVQELIALRDATGLVCAEAFMVAHHPQWAFVRDRIANGSLGNLELVEGSFTYFNDDPTALKNDLVLGGGGVRDIGVYPVVTTRIATGLEPFSVRADITIDPRYGTDKLAICALDFPGFRLNFYCGTQLARRQHMVFHGSKGWLSLDAPFNAGVYADAKIRLRSDASGVVETFDFGGVDQYQSMVENFGSVLLERSDSIAFTLENSLGNQLVIDQILSHATR; this is encoded by the coding sequence ATGACGTGCTTCGCGTCTGCGCGGAGCGGCTTCAGACGGTGTGTTAACGAACCTAACCAATTACGCGAGGAGACAGCCATGAGGGACATGATCCGCTGGGGCGTGCTCGGTGCCGCCAGAATCGCCGACAACTTCGTCGTGCCCGCAATCCAGCGATCGAGCAACGGCCGCGCGGTCTGCGTAGCTGCCCGCGATGGCGAGCGTGCCGCAGCGTTCGCGCCAAAGCACGGCATAGCCGCCTCGTGCGCGAACTACGATGAAGTCATTGCGAGCAAAGAAGTCGATGCGGTGTATATACCGTTGCCGACGGCCAGTCACTTCGAGTGGTGCAAAAAGGCACTTCTCGCGGGCAAGCACGTGTTGTGCGAGAAGCCAATCGCGATGAACGCCGCTCAGGTTCAGGAACTCATCGCGCTTCGCGATGCGACCGGACTCGTATGCGCCGAAGCATTCATGGTGGCGCATCATCCGCAATGGGCGTTCGTGCGCGATCGGATCGCGAACGGTTCGCTAGGCAATCTCGAACTCGTGGAAGGCTCTTTCACGTATTTCAATGACGACCCTACCGCCCTCAAGAACGACCTCGTGCTTGGAGGCGGTGGCGTGCGGGATATCGGTGTCTACCCGGTGGTGACGACGCGGATCGCGACCGGCCTTGAACCTTTCTCAGTGCGCGCCGACATTACGATCGACCCACGCTATGGCACCGACAAACTTGCAATCTGCGCGCTGGACTTCCCGGGTTTTCGCCTGAACTTCTACTGCGGAACGCAGCTTGCGCGGCGGCAACATATGGTCTTCCATGGTTCCAAAGGCTGGCTTTCCCTGGACGCGCCATTCAATGCAGGCGTGTATGCCGACGCGAAAATCAGACTTCGTTCCGATGCCAGCGGCGTTGTCGAAACGTTCGATTTCGGCGGTGTGGATCAGTATCAGTCGATGGTCGAGAATTTCGGCTCTGTGCTGCTCGAACGCAGTGATTCGATCGCATTCACTCTGGAAAACTCGCTTGGCAACCAGCTTGTCATCGACCAGATCCTGTCGCATGCGACCCGCTAG